A genomic stretch from Nitrospira sp. includes:
- a CDS encoding nucleotide sugar dehydrogenase encodes MGKEQTRSIAVVGLGYVGLPIAVAFGKQGPVVGFDINKAKIAELRRGVDRTGEVSTADLKASQVQYTWEPAELKAADFIIVAVPTPINEALQPDFTALQKSSELIGSNLAPGTIVVYESTVYPGATEEVCLPILEKMSGMKAGVDFKIGYSPERINPGDKEHTLEKIIKVVSAQDTESLEIVAKTYETVVKAGIHRASSIKVAEAAKVIENTQRDLNIALMNELALIFHRLGIDTKSVLEAAGTKWNFLRFSPGLVGGHCIGVDPYYLTAKAESVGYHPQVILSGRRINNGMGKFVAEQTMKLLSRLPRPVNELKIAVLGLTFKENVPDLRNSKVPDIINELLEYGVQVVVHDPIAESEEAVHEYGIKLVDLKQIKDVDGVIVAVAHRSFLEMGLSELLKPLRDQKSGVLIDVKSIFDPSKVPSSIKYWRL; translated from the coding sequence ATGGGTAAAGAGCAGACTCGTTCAATTGCTGTCGTAGGGCTGGGATATGTGGGCCTTCCCATTGCCGTGGCGTTCGGCAAGCAAGGCCCCGTAGTTGGTTTCGATATTAACAAAGCCAAGATTGCGGAGCTGCGGCGCGGGGTCGATCGAACGGGTGAAGTGTCAACCGCAGATCTCAAGGCTTCGCAGGTGCAGTATACGTGGGAACCGGCGGAGCTCAAGGCGGCTGATTTCATTATTGTTGCGGTGCCGACGCCTATCAACGAGGCGCTTCAGCCTGATTTTACAGCCTTACAGAAGTCGTCCGAGCTGATCGGCTCGAACTTGGCTCCGGGCACCATTGTTGTTTATGAGTCGACGGTCTATCCCGGTGCCACGGAGGAAGTGTGTTTGCCCATCCTCGAAAAGATGTCCGGGATGAAGGCCGGGGTCGATTTCAAGATCGGATATTCCCCGGAGCGCATCAATCCAGGCGACAAGGAACATACACTTGAGAAAATCATCAAGGTCGTTTCAGCGCAGGATACTGAATCGCTGGAAATCGTTGCGAAGACCTATGAGACAGTGGTGAAAGCCGGAATCCACCGTGCGTCCAGTATCAAGGTGGCTGAAGCGGCGAAGGTGATTGAGAATACGCAGCGCGATCTCAATATCGCGTTGATGAACGAGCTCGCATTGATTTTTCATCGGTTGGGAATCGATACGAAATCGGTCTTAGAAGCCGCAGGAACGAAATGGAATTTCCTGAGATTTTCGCCTGGCTTGGTCGGCGGCCATTGCATCGGGGTGGATCCCTATTACCTGACGGCGAAAGCCGAGTCGGTGGGGTACCATCCTCAAGTGATTCTTTCAGGCCGCCGGATCAACAATGGCATGGGAAAGTTCGTCGCTGAGCAGACGATGAAGCTCCTGAGCCGGCTTCCACGGCCGGTCAATGAACTCAAGATCGCGGTGCTCGGATTGACCTTCAAAGAGAATGTGCCTGATCTTCGCAATAGCAAAGTCCCGGATATCATCAACGAGCTTCTTGAGTATGGTGTGCAGGTGGTTGTGCACGATCCGATCGCCGAATCGGAGGAAGCTGTGCATGAGTACGGGATCAAATTGGTTGATTTGAAACAGATCAAGGATGTTGACGGGGTGATCGTGGCGGTGGCTCACCGGAGTTTCCTTGAGATGGGGCTCAGTGAACTGTTAAAGCCCTTGCGTGATCAGAAGAGCGGAGTCCTGATCGATGTGAAAAGCATTTTTGACCCATCCAAAGTCCCTTCCTCAATAAAATATTGGCGTCTCTAG
- a CDS encoding secretin N-terminal domain-containing protein, with amino-acid sequence MKNDPFDPGLTSKYAMARERAAGLYHDRGQTFLKERQMDLAIEQFKRALTIEPANLAHQASLAEATRMKESRSHFREADRLAQLGRTDEAMGGYTRAAELDPTFKDPLESISRLTEEQQAAMRGDRLKQPVTMRFKNAGIKEVLEGVAKVGGFTLIFDKDVRNDPISIGVQDTPFEDALNLILNSNSLFSRQVSSGVLIISPNTKQKQEQYQDLMIRTFYLSTAKAKDMLVLLKSMLDSKRMHANEQLNAIVIRDQPEKLDLAERIILSNDRQEPEVLFDLEVLEVNRTKNQTYGLNYPKQAGAGLIPPGFTGALAADPVQMTYRQLTSLGPDSYLFRLPTSVLLDFFKQESDAKTLAAPKVRVVNNKKAEINIGDKQPILLSTTNVLPGQAATGAVPTTSTVTSIEFRDTGVKLTVEPSIRLGNELSLKMKVEVIRIGDQVTLQASPPIQQFRFGNRSAETTLNMRDGETIVLGGLIQEEDRKTRVTMPWIGDLPLIGNWLSSFKTERVTTEVILTITPRIMQSPLAPGSTNQAFWSGTETSYATTPLFSSAPKKTLAHLSGSQTGLGSLASNGIRSKSDKTSAASLMKAAVSGPILSIQPGDTAVQVGKEIKLSILDGRLQASADGVFLLEYDPLVLHFKRIGDAELLDAAAFGNDGGGEDAGKLAFRLSKTDSRAPRSVTVIFTAAAVGVSPVRVELAAADRDGGAQATEVGTGVVRVR; translated from the coding sequence TTGAAGAATGATCCATTTGATCCAGGTCTCACCAGCAAGTATGCGATGGCGCGAGAACGAGCTGCAGGCCTCTATCATGACCGCGGGCAGACGTTTCTCAAAGAACGGCAAATGGATCTGGCGATTGAGCAGTTCAAGCGGGCGCTGACGATTGAGCCTGCCAATCTCGCTCATCAGGCCAGTCTGGCGGAAGCGACCCGAATGAAAGAGTCTCGCTCGCATTTCCGTGAAGCCGATCGGTTGGCCCAGCTCGGCAGAACCGACGAGGCGATGGGAGGCTATACCAGGGCTGCGGAGCTTGACCCTACCTTCAAAGATCCTCTTGAAAGCATCAGCCGATTGACGGAAGAGCAGCAGGCGGCCATGCGCGGCGACCGTCTGAAGCAGCCGGTGACGATGCGATTCAAGAACGCTGGGATTAAAGAGGTATTGGAGGGCGTGGCGAAGGTCGGCGGGTTCACCCTGATCTTCGATAAAGATGTCCGAAACGATCCGATTTCCATCGGGGTGCAGGATACGCCATTTGAGGACGCGCTGAACTTGATCTTGAACAGCAATAGTCTCTTTTCAAGGCAGGTCTCTTCCGGAGTTCTCATCATCAGTCCGAACACCAAACAGAAACAGGAACAGTATCAGGATCTGATGATCCGCACATTTTATCTTTCGACAGCCAAGGCCAAGGATATGTTGGTGTTGCTCAAAAGCATGCTGGATTCCAAACGGATGCATGCCAATGAACAGCTCAATGCCATCGTGATCCGCGATCAACCGGAGAAGCTGGATCTCGCGGAGCGGATCATTCTTTCAAACGACCGGCAAGAGCCGGAAGTTCTGTTTGATCTTGAAGTGCTGGAAGTCAATCGCACCAAGAATCAAACGTACGGATTGAACTATCCCAAGCAGGCCGGCGCCGGACTCATTCCTCCCGGCTTTACGGGGGCGTTGGCGGCAGATCCTGTCCAAATGACGTATCGCCAACTGACGAGTCTTGGGCCGGACAGTTATCTGTTTCGTCTTCCAACGAGTGTTTTGCTCGATTTCTTTAAGCAGGAGTCTGATGCTAAGACGCTGGCTGCGCCAAAAGTGCGGGTGGTGAACAATAAGAAGGCCGAGATTAATATCGGAGACAAGCAGCCGATCCTCTTGTCGACCACCAATGTGTTGCCTGGGCAGGCGGCAACCGGGGCTGTGCCGACGACCTCAACCGTCACGTCGATTGAGTTTCGGGACACCGGAGTCAAGCTTACGGTGGAGCCATCCATTCGATTGGGCAACGAACTTTCCTTGAAGATGAAAGTTGAAGTGATTCGCATCGGCGACCAGGTGACCTTACAGGCCTCGCCGCCAATCCAGCAGTTCCGTTTCGGCAATCGATCTGCGGAAACGACACTCAATATGCGTGACGGGGAGACCATCGTGCTCGGCGGTTTGATTCAGGAGGAGGATCGCAAGACTCGCGTGACCATGCCGTGGATCGGCGATCTGCCTCTCATCGGGAATTGGCTCAGCTCATTCAAAACGGAACGGGTGACGACCGAAGTCATCTTGACGATTACCCCTCGTATCATGCAATCCCCGTTGGCACCCGGATCAACCAACCAGGCTTTCTGGTCCGGGACTGAGACAAGTTATGCGACCACGCCGCTGTTCTCCAGTGCGCCGAAAAAAACGCTGGCCCATCTTTCCGGCAGTCAGACCGGACTCGGATCACTCGCTTCCAACGGCATACGGTCCAAGAGCGACAAAACGTCAGCTGCTTCTCTGATGAAGGCCGCAGTCAGTGGCCCGATCCTTTCTATTCAGCCAGGCGATACTGCGGTCCAAGTCGGAAAAGAGATCAAGCTTTCGATCTTGGATGGGCGTCTTCAGGCATCGGCCGATGGTGTCTTCCTGCTGGAATACGATCCGCTGGTGTTGCACTTCAAGCGAATCGGCGATGCGGAGCTGCTCGATGCCGCGGCCTTTGGAAACGATGGTGGGGGTGAAGACGCGGGGAAGTTGGCGTTCCGTCTGTCAAAAACGGACAGCCGCGCCCCTCGATCAGTGACGGTCATCTTTACGGCTGCTGCCGTGGGTGTTTCTCCGGTGAGGGTCGAGCTCGCTGCGGCTGATCGGGACGGTGGGGCGCAAGCGACCGAAGTCGGGACGGGGGTCGTGAGGGTCCGGTGA
- a CDS encoding type II secretion system protein encodes MKESGVTLLELLVTMTIVVILASIAMPLSKVTTQRRQEIELRQQLRTIRAAIDTFKLEWNRDGDTLLGPVCLKNKLTCKDVTSIYGYPKTLDALLGVKLTGEEATVRGTTMRRYLRGMPVDPLTGKIDWILRCYKDSPKPSSWCGEDVYDVVTQSEAVALDGTKYRDW; translated from the coding sequence GTGAAAGAGTCGGGAGTCACGCTTCTTGAGCTCCTTGTCACCATGACGATCGTCGTGATTCTCGCATCAATTGCGATGCCCCTGAGCAAGGTCACGACGCAACGACGGCAGGAAATCGAATTGCGCCAGCAATTGCGGACTATCCGAGCGGCCATTGATACCTTTAAGTTGGAATGGAATCGAGATGGCGATACGCTGCTCGGGCCTGTCTGTCTGAAGAACAAGCTGACCTGTAAAGATGTGACCAGCATCTATGGGTATCCCAAGACGTTGGATGCGCTTCTCGGGGTCAAATTGACCGGGGAGGAAGCGACGGTTCGCGGGACGACGATGCGGCGATACCTTCGAGGAATGCCCGTCGACCCGCTCACCGGGAAGATCGACTGGATACTCCGTTGTTATAAAGACAGTCCGAAGCCGTCCAGTTGGTGTGGCGAGGATGTCTATGATGTGGTGACCCAAAGTGAGGCCGTAGCGCTGGATGGAACGAAGTATCGAGATTGGTAG
- a CDS encoding prepilin-type N-terminal cleavage/methylation domain-containing protein, translated as MERSIEIGRRGALNAKGFTLIELMIVISIIGILATLAVPSYQSSLIKARETVLRQDLFTMRELLDHHRADHGKYPTSLEGLVVAGYLRSIPKDPFTSSSTTWQEIIEPTEGGIFDVYSGSDLVGTTGTAYNQW; from the coding sequence ATGGAACGAAGTATCGAGATTGGTAGGCGCGGCGCACTCAACGCAAAGGGTTTTACCCTTATTGAGTTGATGATCGTGATTTCGATTATCGGAATATTAGCCACGCTTGCGGTGCCGTCGTATCAGTCTTCGCTAATCAAGGCGAGGGAGACCGTGTTGCGGCAGGATCTGTTCACGATGCGGGAACTCTTGGATCACCATCGGGCCGACCATGGGAAATATCCGACCAGTTTGGAAGGGCTTGTGGTGGCCGGATATCTGCGGTCGATTCCTAAGGACCCGTTTACGAGTTCTTCCACGACGTGGCAGGAGATCATTGAGCCTACGGAGGGTGGCATCTTTGATGTCTATTCCGGGTCTGATCTTGTCGGAACAACCGGGACCGCCTACAATCAATGGTAA
- a CDS encoding LysM peptidoglycan-binding domain-containing protein, producing the protein MDTLKTSLRDSQRTIAELRSELDSRRQELADSQIARAQMEGRIREAERRLTEARHIIDLQREELTSSRTERQRVSQAGTALQNQLKQLQKQLAKMGKQFERGGETGAAPANLSSTNTRPSAVHPVNMDSSRHGAEKSRVAVAPVEPLPSDALIDGGERSVAAADYPASLSVKPGDTLWSIAQRFHTTVQELMAANELQDNRILIGQALRLPSRVASGTSPLDKAE; encoded by the coding sequence GTGGATACGCTGAAGACCTCGCTCCGTGATTCCCAGCGTACGATTGCGGAACTTCGTTCGGAGCTCGATTCTAGGCGGCAAGAGCTCGCGGATTCCCAGATTGCCCGCGCGCAGATGGAAGGACGAATTCGAGAAGCTGAACGGCGGTTGACGGAGGCGCGGCATATCATTGATCTTCAGCGTGAGGAGCTGACTTCATCCCGGACTGAGCGGCAACGGGTTTCCCAGGCCGGCACGGCATTGCAGAACCAGCTCAAACAACTCCAGAAGCAGTTGGCGAAGATGGGAAAGCAGTTTGAACGCGGTGGCGAAACCGGTGCCGCACCGGCCAACCTGTCTTCGACAAATACCCGCCCGTCTGCTGTGCATCCTGTCAACATGGATTCATCCCGTCATGGCGCTGAAAAGTCGCGCGTGGCGGTGGCTCCGGTTGAGCCACTGCCATCCGACGCGCTCATTGATGGCGGAGAGCGTTCTGTGGCGGCGGCCGACTATCCCGCCAGTCTCTCGGTGAAGCCGGGGGATACTCTGTGGAGCATTGCGCAGCGATTTCATACCACGGTACAGGAACTCATGGCGGCGAACGAGTTACAGGACAATCGGATTCTCATTGGGCAAGCCCTTCGGCTCCCCAGCCGTGTCGCATCCGGAACGTCTCCACTCGATAAGGCTGAGTAA
- a CDS encoding type II secretion system F family protein has translation MAIFTYRVARSDGSIVDGQIEGVEEAAVRGKLESQGLLVFTLHQRSGVASGHPAPSRSWGKLPLGEFLIFNQEFLALVKSGLPVLRVWELLIERAQHTGFQQALRDVRQDIRGGTASSDALAKHSAYFPELYIATVKAGEQSGNLPEVLQRYIGYLKLMMALRQKVTKALSYPLFLVLIGVAVIAFLLTYVMPTFVSVYGENAKTLPWATQLLMDLVQHSEAQVIPGLILVGVGGVALRAYYTTPAGRFTMDRLLLALPLIGPIMVKHHTVQLTRTLGTILAGGTPLVEALHIARGAVSNRWVRAGLDEAESEIREGATLATALERPHILPKLAIEMVSVGEETGSLESMLRDVGDFYEADLDTRLSQLTTWIEPVLLLVMGVLVGAIVIVMYLPVFQMAGTIG, from the coding sequence ATGGCCATCTTCACCTACAGAGTCGCTCGGTCTGACGGCTCAATCGTCGACGGGCAGATCGAAGGGGTCGAAGAGGCGGCAGTGCGCGGCAAGCTAGAGTCTCAAGGCCTCTTGGTCTTTACTTTACATCAGCGAAGCGGTGTGGCCTCCGGCCATCCTGCCCCGAGTCGATCCTGGGGAAAGCTTCCTCTGGGAGAGTTTCTGATTTTCAACCAGGAGTTTTTGGCGCTGGTGAAGTCGGGATTGCCGGTGTTGCGAGTGTGGGAGTTGCTTATCGAGCGGGCTCAACACACAGGGTTTCAGCAGGCGTTGCGGGATGTGCGGCAGGATATTCGAGGAGGGACGGCGTCGTCCGACGCGTTGGCCAAGCATTCAGCCTATTTCCCCGAGTTGTATATCGCGACGGTTAAGGCGGGAGAGCAATCGGGTAATCTTCCCGAGGTTCTGCAGCGATACATCGGCTACCTCAAGCTGATGATGGCACTGCGGCAAAAAGTGACGAAAGCCCTGTCCTATCCGCTGTTTCTGGTATTGATCGGAGTGGCCGTCATTGCTTTCTTGTTGACCTATGTGATGCCGACCTTTGTGTCCGTGTATGGGGAGAATGCAAAGACCCTCCCCTGGGCGACTCAATTGCTGATGGATCTTGTGCAGCATAGCGAGGCGCAAGTAATTCCGGGGTTGATACTGGTCGGTGTAGGCGGGGTGGCCTTGCGGGCCTACTATACGACTCCGGCCGGGCGATTCACGATGGATCGCCTTTTGCTCGCGCTCCCATTGATCGGGCCGATTATGGTGAAGCATCACACGGTGCAGCTGACCAGAACCCTGGGGACCATTCTGGCCGGAGGTACGCCTCTGGTGGAGGCGTTGCACATCGCGCGCGGCGCGGTCTCCAATCGCTGGGTGCGGGCCGGTTTGGATGAGGCGGAAAGCGAGATTCGTGAAGGGGCCACGCTGGCGACTGCGCTCGAGCGTCCGCACATCTTGCCGAAGCTGGCGATCGAGATGGTGTCGGTCGGTGAGGAGACCGGTTCGTTGGAAAGCATGTTGCGAGATGTCGGAGATTTTTACGAGGCGGATCTCGATACACGGTTGTCTCAATTGACCACGTGGATTGAGCCGGTCTTGTTGCTGGTGATGGGAGTCCTCGTCGGAGCGATCGTCATTGTTATGTACCTGCCGGTGTTTCAGATGGCCGGCACGATTGGGTAG
- a CDS encoding ATPase, T2SS/T4P/T4SS family: MARSVARPTLLEVLVRHGLAREPIEQALRRLGGVSLALGQTLVSEGVLSEEQLAKALAEQYGLPYEPLTDYRVDPQFYESISVKLMQRHPFVPMGERAGVLTIAIADPQNVLGFDELELLIGKPLARVVSSRSAILSALERSEGSSQALRELEAEYRSVLVKEDDRGEEVLTVNHVAEDQSPAVKLLDSILLSAMQRRASDIHIEASDRATKVKLRVDGILVPAMEPLDVRLHAPLVSRLKVMSELDIAERRVPQDGSFRMRLDRKTVDFRVSILPSVFGESVVVRILDREAITTGVSALRLERLGFNPEDLKRFRRAIVRPYGMVLVTGPTGSGKTTTLYAAISEMNTAEDKLITIEDPVEYQLAGVVQIPVNEKKGLTFARGLRSILRHDPDKIMVGEIRDAETAQIAIQSALTGHLVLTTVHANNVFDVIGRFASMGIDAYNFLAALNCVLAQRLVRILCPSCRVPVVAEQSLLEDSGLDYEQYKDTPFYQGKGCSNCMGTGYRGRKCITEFLDLTDEIKEMILAERPLSEIRYRAVTDGMITLRQSAIKKVLQGETSLREINRVTFSEEG, encoded by the coding sequence GTGGCTCGTAGTGTGGCCCGTCCCACGTTGTTGGAGGTCTTGGTTCGCCATGGCCTTGCTCGTGAGCCGATTGAACAGGCGCTTCGCCGCTTAGGTGGAGTATCTCTGGCGCTCGGTCAAACGCTGGTGAGCGAAGGAGTGCTTTCGGAAGAGCAGCTTGCCAAGGCTCTGGCCGAGCAGTACGGACTTCCCTACGAACCGCTCACCGATTATCGCGTCGATCCGCAGTTCTATGAATCCATCTCCGTGAAGCTCATGCAGCGCCATCCGTTTGTGCCGATGGGGGAGCGGGCCGGGGTTCTGACCATTGCCATTGCGGATCCGCAGAATGTGCTGGGATTTGATGAGCTGGAATTGCTGATCGGCAAGCCCCTCGCGCGTGTGGTGAGTTCGCGGAGCGCGATTCTCTCCGCGCTTGAGCGAAGTGAAGGTTCGAGCCAGGCGTTGCGGGAATTGGAAGCGGAATACCGGTCCGTTCTGGTCAAGGAGGACGACCGCGGGGAAGAAGTGCTCACCGTCAATCATGTGGCCGAGGATCAAAGCCCGGCCGTGAAATTGTTGGATTCGATCCTGCTCAGCGCGATGCAGCGTCGCGCGAGCGATATTCATATCGAAGCGTCGGATCGAGCCACGAAGGTGAAGTTGCGTGTGGACGGCATTCTCGTTCCGGCCATGGAACCGTTGGACGTCCGCTTGCATGCGCCGCTGGTGTCGCGGCTGAAGGTCATGTCCGAACTGGATATTGCCGAGCGGCGCGTGCCGCAAGACGGCAGTTTTCGTATGCGGTTGGATCGGAAGACCGTCGACTTTCGCGTGTCTATTCTCCCCAGCGTATTCGGTGAGTCCGTCGTCGTCCGCATCTTGGACCGGGAGGCGATTACTACCGGGGTCTCGGCCCTCCGCCTGGAGCGGTTGGGTTTCAACCCTGAAGATCTGAAGCGGTTTCGTCGGGCGATCGTCAGGCCTTACGGGATGGTCTTGGTGACCGGGCCGACCGGAAGCGGAAAAACGACGACATTGTATGCCGCGATTTCAGAAATGAATACAGCGGAAGACAAGCTGATTACCATTGAAGATCCTGTCGAGTATCAGCTGGCTGGGGTCGTGCAAATTCCGGTCAATGAAAAGAAAGGGCTGACGTTCGCGCGAGGGCTCCGATCCATTCTTCGTCATGACCCGGACAAGATCATGGTCGGAGAAATTCGTGATGCGGAGACCGCGCAGATTGCGATTCAGTCGGCGCTGACCGGACATTTGGTGCTGACGACGGTCCATGCGAATAATGTGTTCGATGTCATCGGCCGGTTCGCCTCCATGGGCATCGATGCCTACAACTTTCTCGCGGCGTTGAATTGCGTGTTGGCGCAACGGCTGGTGCGGATCCTCTGTCCCTCGTGCCGGGTGCCGGTTGTGGCTGAACAATCGCTCTTGGAGGATTCGGGCCTCGACTATGAACAATATAAAGATACCCCCTTCTATCAGGGGAAGGGGTGCTCGAATTGCATGGGGACCGGGTATCGCGGACGGAAGTGTATTACGGAATTTCTGGATCTGACGGATGAGATCAAGGAAATGATCTTGGCGGAACGGCCCCTGTCAGAAATCCGGTATCGTGCCGTGACGGACGGGATGATTACGCTGCGTCAATCCGCCATCAAGAAAGTATTGCAGGGAGAGACCTCGCTGCGTGAGATCAATCGTGTGACCTTCAGCGAGGAGGGGTGA
- a CDS encoding PilN domain-containing protein yields the protein MMAALRDGVSRVADRVARVMGLRRYFQISLATRFRWYLLPLQLGLMAGCLGLCVAIVWSITRTVLGYQDVRQMSVELEHVRQQDQQLMAEATQEGIDLSERALQQLPAEVALANQLLEKRTFSWTAFLAGLEQAIPPRLALTSVRLESGGSLVHLTGSATSLEDLTAFTVGLQDHPKFKDPVLAQHRVGPSGLVEFDVTVRYRREGV from the coding sequence ATGATGGCGGCCCTTCGAGACGGCGTGAGCCGCGTCGCCGATCGCGTTGCGCGTGTCATGGGCCTCCGTCGATATTTTCAGATTTCTCTCGCCACTCGATTTCGATGGTATTTGCTTCCGCTCCAACTTGGGCTGATGGCCGGTTGTTTGGGGCTCTGTGTGGCGATCGTGTGGAGTATCACCCGGACGGTTCTCGGGTACCAAGATGTCCGGCAAATGAGCGTAGAGCTGGAGCATGTGCGGCAGCAGGATCAGCAGCTCATGGCCGAGGCGACTCAAGAAGGGATCGATCTGTCCGAGCGGGCGCTGCAGCAGTTGCCTGCAGAAGTCGCATTGGCCAATCAGCTGCTTGAGAAGCGGACCTTTTCTTGGACGGCGTTTTTGGCGGGGTTGGAGCAAGCGATTCCGCCACGGTTGGCGCTCACCAGTGTCCGGTTGGAGTCCGGAGGGTCTCTCGTGCATTTGACCGGCTCGGCGACGAGTTTGGAAGATCTCACGGCATTTACCGTGGGGTTGCAAGACCATCCCAAATTCAAAGACCCGGTGCTAGCTCAGCATCGAGTCGGGCCGAGTGGTTTGGTGGAGTTCGACGTGACTGTGCGCTATCGGCGGGAGGGCGTGTAA
- the pilO gene encoding type 4a pilus biogenesis protein PilO codes for MTDRLQRMLSEPYAPLLPWVGLAALLLAGLMVVNAFGVRGVEGDRIQIEKEWVSARQVLAQHREARKARKDVSQVWAVLPVERDFAPLALGISEEAKRDHVTLPALSYKTEATAVANTSKGVLQGSMTGRYEDLRRFIYDLETAEELLFIEDLELAGSSSPRDQQLTFNIKIVTYLRGESVKSPLGVQQ; via the coding sequence GTGACTGATCGGTTGCAGCGCATGTTGTCCGAACCCTATGCCCCGCTATTGCCGTGGGTTGGGCTGGCGGCATTGTTGCTGGCAGGGCTGATGGTGGTCAATGCGTTCGGCGTTCGGGGAGTCGAAGGCGATCGGATCCAAATAGAAAAAGAGTGGGTGTCCGCGCGCCAGGTGTTGGCCCAGCATCGGGAAGCCAGGAAAGCGCGAAAGGATGTGAGTCAGGTGTGGGCGGTCCTGCCGGTCGAGCGTGACTTTGCTCCGCTGGCCTTGGGGATATCCGAAGAGGCCAAACGCGACCATGTGACGCTGCCGGCGCTGTCCTACAAGACGGAGGCGACGGCCGTAGCGAACACGAGCAAAGGGGTGCTCCAGGGTTCCATGACCGGCCGGTATGAGGATCTGAGGCGGTTTATCTACGATCTTGAAACAGCGGAGGAGCTGCTGTTCATAGAAGATCTGGAGCTTGCCGGTTCTTCTAGTCCGCGCGATCAACAGTTGACCTTTAACATTAAGATTGTGACCTATTTGCGTGGAGAATCAGTGAAGTCTCCATTGGGTGTACAGCAATAG
- a CDS encoding type II secretion system protein, whose protein sequence is MRGFVFNGRESERGFSYVVLMFAIVLIGLGMTVAARQWKVMIQRELEADLISKGIEIQNALAFYSASMKAGRVVPGEVYPQTLAELTRLPKPFLRKVYGDPVGHGDWELVRAPTGGIMGVRSKSKSLPIWQHNFPPAVRHFDGRKSYYDWVFQHPNPSMILMGMTGMGAPGPGSAGQQGAFPGMAPMSPQNPVGTTPPQLGPPVAPPAP, encoded by the coding sequence ATGAGAGGGTTTGTCTTCAATGGCAGAGAATCTGAGCGTGGATTTTCCTATGTCGTCTTGATGTTTGCCATCGTGCTCATCGGCCTCGGGATGACCGTGGCCGCACGGCAGTGGAAAGTAATGATACAGCGCGAGCTGGAGGCGGATCTCATTTCTAAAGGCATTGAGATTCAGAACGCGTTGGCGTTCTATTCGGCCAGCATGAAAGCGGGACGAGTGGTTCCGGGAGAAGTGTATCCGCAAACACTGGCCGAGCTCACTCGATTGCCCAAGCCTTTTCTGCGCAAGGTCTATGGAGATCCTGTGGGGCATGGCGACTGGGAGCTGGTTCGTGCCCCGACCGGTGGAATCATGGGAGTGAGGAGCAAGAGCAAGAGCCTGCCGATCTGGCAACACAACTTTCCTCCTGCGGTCAGGCATTTTGACGGGCGCAAATCATATTATGACTGGGTGTTTCAGCATCCGAATCCCTCCATGATATTGATGGGGATGACTGGGATGGGGGCCCCGGGACCAGGTTCAGCCGGGCAGCAGGGCGCGTTCCCGGGAATGGCTCCGATGTCCCCTCAGAACCCCGTCGGCACGACCCCTCCTCAGTTAGGACCTCCAGTCGCCCCGCCCGCTCCCTAA